CTTCAAGGATGTGGTCCAGGGCCCATGGCTGATGGAGCAGATGCAGGCGCAGGCCGAGCATGTCGGCACGCGGATGATGTGGGATACGATTGTCGAAGTTGACATGACAAACGGCTCGCCGTTCCGTGCGGTTGGCGACAGCGGCGACGAGTATATCGGCGAGACGCTGGTGATTGCCACGGGTGCACAAGCCAAATGGCTGGGCGTGCCCGGCGAGCAGGAGCTTGGTGGGAAGGGCGTTTCAGCCTGTGCGACCTGCGACGGATTCTTCTATCGCGGCAAGAAGGTTGTGGTGATTGGCGGCGGCAACACTGCGGTCGAGGAAGCGCTGTATCTGACCAATCATTCCGATGATGTAACGCTGATCCACCGCCGCGATGAACTGCGGTCCGAGAAAATCCTGCAGGAACGCCTGTTCGCGAGCGACAAGATTACCCCGCTGTGGAACAAGACCGTATCCGCCTTTGTCGCAGGTGAGAATGGCGCTCTGCATCATCTCGATCTGGTTGATACCGTGACCGGAGAGAAGTCTACCATCGAAGCCGACGGCGCGTTTGTCGCCATCGGTCACGCGCCTGCGACCGAGCTGTTCAAAGGCAAGTTGCCGATGGATGATGGCGGCTATCTGGAAGTTGCAGCGGGCACACCGAAGACCGAAATTCCGGGCGTGTTCGCTTGCGGCGATGTGATGGATCACACCTACCGTCAGGCAGTGACTGCGGCAGGCACCGGCTGCATGGCGGCGCTTGATGCGGAGAAGTTTTTAGCCACTCTGGAGTTCGCGGCCCAAGAGGCGGCCGAGTAATCACACGATACCCCGGCGAAGGCTGGGCCTCTGGACAATTGCTCTTCACCTGATTGAGACCCCGGCCTGCGTCGGGGATCACATGTGAATGTCGAACACCTTGATCGCTGCGTGAAAGATCAGCGCGATCAGCACCAGGCTCGACAAAGCGAACAGCACAAAGCGTACGAGCACCCTGTTGGCGGTGACCTGCACCAATGAGTGCATGACCCGCAAGCCGACATACATCCATGCCAGCAGCGCATTCATACCTTCGCCTTGGCCGACAATCGCGAGCACAATTGCGACCGCATAAAAAACAGTCGGTTGCTCGTGCAAATGGTTGTAATTGTCGGCCTTCCAATTGACAGTGTCGGGCAATTCCGCGCGCAGGCTCGCACCCGTCGTGCCGACCAATTTGGCCGGGTCGTCGATGCCCGGCGCTTTGTTCATCGCCGGTATGCGCGTTGCATACATCCACACCCACATCACCATGGTCCACGCCATCAAGATGACGACCGGTTTGAGAATTTCAGCTTCCATTTCTAGAGTACTCCGGGGTCAGCGAACAAGGTGGCGATAAGTGCACGCACCGCAAGAATTATCAGCGCTATCGAACTCAGCAGGAAGAGCACGAACCGCACATTCACTTTGTTGACCAGAATTTGCCAGAGCGAATGCCCGATCCGCAGGGCTACATACGCCCACGCCAGAGCGACATCCACTGCGCCCGCACCCATCAGCGCCAAAGCTACGACGGTGAAGTAGAATATCGTCGGCTGCTCCATCAGATGAGTGTGATTATGTGCCGGCCAATTGGCGCGGTCGGGTAAAATCGTCTCCAGATCCTGACCGCGAAGGCCATCTTTCTTGGGAAATGCCGACTTGTCCGTTTTGCCGATGGCACCGAAGCGGCGCGGGATGATCCACAGCATCACGATCAGTGACCACAGCACCAACACAGCGGCCGGGGCGAGTATCTGGGCTTGCATTGAATTATCTCTCCCTGAATTGAGCGCGGACCCTGCTGTCAGGGTGATAGATTGTCAATTGCCACTAATCCGGATGATTGGCCGAAGGCGCGATTGTCCGGGCAAAACTCTCCGCATCGGTGTTGCCGCCGGTGAGCATGATGACAGTGTGCTCATCCACAGCGACTTTGCCGGTCAGCGCCGCGGCGAGCGCGGCGGCGCCTCCCGGTTCGACCACCAATTGCAGTTTCGAAAAAGCAAAGCGCTGCGCCGCGCGAACCTCGTCGTCTGTTACCGTTACGCTTGGCTCTGAGCGGCCTTTCAGGACAGACAGATTGATCTCGGCAGTCGCTGGTGGCTGCAGCGCATCGCAAATGGTCTTGGGCGCATCCTGCGGGGCGCGGACTATTGCGCCAGCCCGCAAAGCCTGCCCAACCATATCCCACCCAACCGGCTCGACCGGCACAATCTCAGCATCCGGGCAGGCTAGCGAGAGACCCGCCGCCAGTCCGCCGCCGCCGCAACAGGCGACGATGCGCGAAGGCTCTTGCGCCAATTGCTGCACGATCTCGATACCCGCGCTGCCTTGCCCCTCAATCACCCACGGATCAGCGAAAGCATGGACCAGCACTGCGCCCGTCTCTGCAATGATCCCGGCAGCGACTTCATCGCGATCTTCGCCCGGGCGGTTGTAAAGGACGATTTCGGCGCCCAGCGCCCGCGTGGCATCCAGCTTCACCTGCGGCGCGTCGCGCGGCATTACGATGGTCGCTTTGATGCCCAATCGCCGCGCTGCCCAGGCAACGCCCTGCGCATGGTTGCCGCTCGATACCGCGACCACGCCGCGCGCTTTTTCGGCGCCGGTTAGATCGCTCAAACGGTGCCACCCGCCGCGTATCTTGAAGGCTCCGATGGGCTGCAGGCTCTCTGCTTTCACCCAGCACCGAACGTCGCCAATCTCGACCGGCAAAAGCGGGGTGGGCGGCAGTATTTCAGCGGCTTTGCGAGCCGCCTCGATCACGCCATCGCGAGTCGGCGTTCTGGTGTGCGTATTCATGTCGCAATTCCTACACGATGGAACACATGGAACACGGTCCTGTGATGGAAAATCTGGGGATGCCGCAAGAGTGGCGGATAGCAAAAAACTTGAAGGAAATCGGACAGCATCATCCGGTCACTTTACCGCGCGACACCATTGGTAGGAAAGTCTGGATCACTTGCGGCTGCGGCGCATTCCCCTAAAAAGCGCGCAAGATTCGAACTTGGAGAAACTACTATGTCGACAGTCCTCGTTATCGGTGCCGGTGGGGTCAGCTCGGTCTGCGTCCACAAGATGGCCCAAATAAAAAGGGATGGGAATGGAGGTATCTTCACAGACATCCACCTCGCCAGCCGGACCAAAAGCAAATGCGATGCGATTGCTGCTTCGGTGAAGGAACGCACAGGCCAAGACGTTGCGACATACGAAATCGACGCGGAGGAAGTCCCCGCGATGGTCAATCTGATCCGCAAGGTCCAACCATCGCTGGTTGTCAATCTGGCTCTGCCTTACCAAGACTTGCCGATCATGGATGCGTGTCTGGAAGCGGGCGTGCATTATCTCGATACCGCCAATTACGAGCCCAAAGACGAGGCCAAGTTCGAATATCACTGGCAGTGGGCATATCACGACCGCTTTAAGGAAGCGGGCATCATGGCGCTGCTCGGGTCAGGCTTCGATCCGGGCGTGACCAGCGTCTTCACCATGTGGCTGAAGAAGCACAAGCTGAAGACCATCCGCCAGCTCGATATTCTCGACTGCAATGGCGGCGATCACGGGCAGGCGTTCGCGACCAACTTCAACCCCGAGATCAACATTCGCGAGATCACCGCCAATGCGCGTCACTGGGAGAATGGGGAATTCGTCGAAACGCCCGCGCTCAGCACCAGCGTCGAGTTCGACTTTGAAGCGGTCGGCCCGAAGAACATGTATATGATGTATCACGAGGAGCTCGAAAGCCTCTCCAAATTCATTCCGGAGCTGGAACGCGCGCGCTTCTGGATGACCTTCGGCGACGAATACATCAAGCACCTGACCGTGCTGCAGAATGTCGGCATGACCGGCATCGAACCGATCAAATATCAGGGCAAGGATATCATCCCGTTGCAATTCCTCGCCGCCGTACTGCCGAAGCCGGAAACGCTGGGCGAGACGACCACAGGCAACACCAATATCGGCGTCATCGCCACCGGTGAAGCGCTCGACGGTTCAGGCGAAAAAACCTTCTACATCAACAATATTTGCAGCCACGAAGCCGCGTTCGAGGAAACCGGCAACCAGGGCGTCAGCTACACCACCGGCGTCCCCGCAATGATCGGCAGCGCAATGATGCTGGGCGGGAAATGGTCAGGCGACGGCGTGTTCAATATGGAGCAATTCGACCCCGATCCATTTATGGACATGCTGAACGAGCACGGCTTGCCGTGGCAGGTGAAAGAGCTGGACGGGCCGGTTGGGTTTTGACCTGAATTAAGCGCTCGCTTAGTTTGCGCCAATGGCCAATCGAAAAACCCAGCAGAGGACGCTCGATACTCGCGCTGCGATCAAGACAGCGGGCGCTGAGCTATTCGCGACTCGGGGTTATGCAGTCACCGGCGTGCGCGAGATTGCCGAGATGGCCGGATGCAATCAGGCATTGGTTTCTTATCATTTCGGCAGCAAGGGCGGCCTCTATGACGAAATACTCGCAGATGCCGTAACTATCGCGCAAAAGCTGGCGGGCGAAAGTGACATCGTCCATGCATCTCGTCCTGAGCGCGAACTGGTGCACATTCTCGCGAAAGCGATCGGCTCACAACATCACCTTGCGCCGATGCTGGTGCGTGAGATGCTTGATCCTGATCGACTGCTGAATACCGAAACGGCCAACACGCTGCGCAGCTTTATGGCGCTGACAGAAGCGGTGCTGGATGCATTGCCCCTCGATGCCGAAGCACGTCGCTGGGACCCGCAGATTGTGCATCTGTGTGTCGTAGGGCCGCTGATCCACTATTCCATCGCAACCCGTATGCGAGAAGAGATAGCTCCGAAGTTGAAGCGTCCCATCACTTTGCCGACGCTCGAAGAATTCGTGGAGGTACAATCGGCCATGCTCTCGCGCGCTCTGCAGAGCTGAGCGATAAATTAAGCACTTGTTTAATTTAATCGCCATGTGTATTACCTCCCTACTACACTGCAAGGGAGTAACGAACTATGCGAAAGAAGTTTACGATGTTGGCAGGTCTGGCCACGTTGATGAATCCGGGAGTCGCCATGGCGCAAAACAATCAGGTCGAACCGCAATTGGTACTGAGTGAAGGCGAGGTGATGCGAGCCGATGCGATTCTCCGGGAGCTGGCGGGCGATTATATTAACGATCCGATAGCGATAGATTCGGTATTCGGTATCAAACTGGTCGACCAGTGGTGGACCGTGAGCGTCAATCGCATCGAAATCGCTTCGCGTCGTGGGCGTCTGACGGATCATTCTTTTGGTCCGCACGCAGTCTCGCTGACTCGCGGTGAGCCATCCGAACCGACGTGGTATTTTGATATTGCAAGCATCGACGTGCTCGAGAAGATCGCGAGTGGGGAAGTCAATGCCGGCACAGCCGCAATGAAGAGCTTCAGCAGCGATCGTGTTGGCGTCGATACCAGAGATATGGAGGGTTTTTCATCAACCTCGGGTGATCAGGCCGAGCTTTATCTCGCACTGTCGCATTTCTTCACCAAGGGTAAGCCGGAAGTGATCCGGTTCGGCCGTGATACATCGCTCGAGACCCACGGTGCTCAGGCGACTGCCCTGCACATGATGAAAGGCGTTCGCGTGCTGCACATAAGCCTTGGGCCGCAGCAAGAGGCCAACGCTGATGCGCAACTTGAGTTCGGACAGATGCCGAACCTTTTCGTATTTACCAGTGGTACGGGAACATTACACACTGATGGTGGTCCGATTAAGGTGGGCGCAGGAATGAGCGTGTTCGTCCAGCAATTCGTCAAGCACCATATTGTAAACGATGGAGAAGAACCACTCGAAGGTATCCTTGTTCTCTACGGCGACAATTCGGACTTCGCTTTTGGAACATCATATCCGGCATATCTGGAGGATATCAATGAATGGCACCGACAATATGAGTTCAAGAAGCAATAAGCAGACAGGGACAGAGTTCGCCGCCACTTTGCGCGGCTAGACGAAGACGCTACAGCGCTGGTTATGGAAACCAAAGCAGGCGATCCGGGCGCCTTCGCACAATTCGATTTGAACCGCGTCGATAGCCCCGCATTTGTTGTCGATACCGCGAAGCTGCGCGCCAATCTGCAAGTGCTCGCGGACATCCGTGATGCTGCCGATATCAAGATGCTGGGCGCACTAAAGGCGTTTTCGATGTGGTCAGTCGCGCCGATTATGGGCGATTATCTCGACGGCGTGTGCACGTCCGGCCTGTGGGAAGCGCGGCTGGCGAGCGAGTTTTATGATGGCGAAATCTCGACTTACTCCGCGGCGTTCAAGCCCGATGAATTGGAAGAGGTGTGCCGCCTGTCCGACCATGTGATTTTCAACACGCCGATGCAGATGGAGCGGGCGGCGCTAATTCTCGAGCAGGCCAAAGCGATGGGCGGGGGCGTGGAGGTCGGCCTGCGCGTCAATCCGATGCATCCGGAGGGCGAAGTGCCCAAATATGATCCCAGCGCGCCGTTCTCGCGCCTCGGTTTTCCGGTTGACCAGCTGGAGGACGAGCATGTCGAGCCGCTCGACGGGCTACATTTCCACAATCTGTGCGAGCAGGGTTTCGAGCCGCTGCGCAATACGTGGGACGCGCTCAAAGAGCATATCGAACCCTATTTCGGGCATTTCAAATGGATCAATCTGGGCGGCGGGCATCACATTACCCGCGCCGATTATGACCGCGAGGCTTTGGTCGAGTTTCTGATCGAGGTGAAGGAAGAAACCGGCGCGGAAATCTATCTGGAACCAGGTGAGGCGATTGCGCTGGATGCGGGGATACTGACCGGCACCATCCTTGACCATCACTGGAACGGGATGCCGCTTGCGATCAGCGATATCTCTGCCACCTGCCACATGCCCGATGTGATCGAAGCGCCGTATCGCCCCGCGATGCTGGGCGAGGAAGAGGACGGGGCGGGGGATCCGGTCAGGCTGGGCGGGCCATCATGCCTCGCAGGTGATGTCATCGGCGACTACCAACTGCCCGTGCCGTGCGAGCCAGGACAGCGGATCGCGTTTCTCGATCAGGCGCATTATTCGATGGTCAAAACCAACACGTTCAACGGGGTCCAACTGCCGTCGATTTGGCTGTGGGATAGCGAGGCGGATCAGCTCGAACAGGTCAAGAGCTTCGGCTATCAGGATTTTCGGGGCCGTCTGAGCTAGGCCTGAGTTAGGCCTGAGTTAGCGCTTTTCTTCGTTGAAGCTGATGGCCAGATCGGCGAGTTTGGTGAACTGGCTGACGGTTTCTTCGATCTTCGCGCGGTCATCGGCCGCGTTGATCGAGCCGCTTTCAAACAGATTGCCGCTTTCCACCGCGATCACCACTTGGCCCGCGATGAACAGGCTGCGGATGTCATCGCCGTGGAAGGCGTCTTCGATGGCGATCAGCCGCTCGACATAGGTCGGATCGATCAGATAGCGCGCTTCGGTTTGGTCGTCGGAATAGACCACAAAACGGTCCTCGAACCCTGGATGGACCATATCGACTAAGCCGAGCTCATGGCCTTTGAATGAGACGTTATCCTGGCGCCCGCCGAAGAACTTCTTATGCTTGCCCGCGCGCTGGAGCAGTGTGGTTCCGTAGAACGGTTTGCCATAACCCATGGTGATGATCGCGCCGCGAAATACGGTGACCCAACGACTATTCTTGCCCGAGCCGCGTTTAACTTCGAGATGCGCTTCGAACAGGCTGAAATCGCGGCCCGCAACCGATCCGCTCCAACGGTCCTCGAACCCTGCCCGGCCGTAATGCGGGACCAATCCGTATTGCTTGCAGTGGCCGA
This genomic window from Pontixanthobacter aestiaquae contains:
- the trxB gene encoding thioredoxin-disulfide reductase → MATHHTKMLIIGSGPAGYSAAIYGARAMLEPIVVQGLQPGGQLTITTDVENYPGFKDVVQGPWLMEQMQAQAEHVGTRMMWDTIVEVDMTNGSPFRAVGDSGDEYIGETLVIATGAQAKWLGVPGEQELGGKGVSACATCDGFFYRGKKVVVIGGGNTAVEEALYLTNHSDDVTLIHRRDELRSEKILQERLFASDKITPLWNKTVSAFVAGENGALHHLDLVDTVTGEKSTIEADGAFVAIGHAPATELFKGKLPMDDGGYLEVAAGTPKTEIPGVFACGDVMDHTYRQAVTAAGTGCMAALDAEKFLATLEFAAQEAAE
- a CDS encoding MAPEG family protein, whose product is MEAEILKPVVILMAWTMVMWVWMYATRIPAMNKAPGIDDPAKLVGTTGASLRAELPDTVNWKADNYNHLHEQPTVFYAVAIVLAIVGQGEGMNALLAWMYVGLRVMHSLVQVTANRVLVRFVLFALSSLVLIALIFHAAIKVFDIHM
- a CDS encoding MAPEG family protein, whose protein sequence is MQAQILAPAAVLVLWSLIVMLWIIPRRFGAIGKTDKSAFPKKDGLRGQDLETILPDRANWPAHNHTHLMEQPTIFYFTVVALALMGAGAVDVALAWAYVALRIGHSLWQILVNKVNVRFVLFLLSSIALIILAVRALIATLFADPGVL
- a CDS encoding threonine ammonia-lyase → MNTHTRTPTRDGVIEAARKAAEILPPTPLLPVEIGDVRCWVKAESLQPIGAFKIRGGWHRLSDLTGAEKARGVVAVSSGNHAQGVAWAARRLGIKATIVMPRDAPQVKLDATRALGAEIVLYNRPGEDRDEVAAGIIAETGAVLVHAFADPWVIEGQGSAGIEIVQQLAQEPSRIVACCGGGGLAAGLSLACPDAEIVPVEPVGWDMVGQALRAGAIVRAPQDAPKTICDALQPPATAEINLSVLKGRSEPSVTVTDDEVRAAQRFAFSKLQLVVEPGGAAALAAALTGKVAVDEHTVIMLTGGNTDAESFARTIAPSANHPD
- a CDS encoding saccharopine dehydrogenase family protein, whose protein sequence is MSTVLVIGAGGVSSVCVHKMAQIKRDGNGGIFTDIHLASRTKSKCDAIAASVKERTGQDVATYEIDAEEVPAMVNLIRKVQPSLVVNLALPYQDLPIMDACLEAGVHYLDTANYEPKDEAKFEYHWQWAYHDRFKEAGIMALLGSGFDPGVTSVFTMWLKKHKLKTIRQLDILDCNGGDHGQAFATNFNPEINIREITANARHWENGEFVETPALSTSVEFDFEAVGPKNMYMMYHEELESLSKFIPELERARFWMTFGDEYIKHLTVLQNVGMTGIEPIKYQGKDIIPLQFLAAVLPKPETLGETTTGNTNIGVIATGEALDGSGEKTFYINNICSHEAAFEETGNQGVSYTTGVPAMIGSAMMLGGKWSGDGVFNMEQFDPDPFMDMLNEHGLPWQVKELDGPVGF
- a CDS encoding TetR/AcrR family transcriptional regulator, whose amino-acid sequence is MANRKTQQRTLDTRAAIKTAGAELFATRGYAVTGVREIAEMAGCNQALVSYHFGSKGGLYDEILADAVTIAQKLAGESDIVHASRPERELVHILAKAIGSQHHLAPMLVREMLDPDRLLNTETANTLRSFMALTEAVLDALPLDAEARRWDPQIVHLCVVGPLIHYSIATRMREEIAPKLKRPITLPTLEEFVEVQSAMLSRALQS
- a CDS encoding cupin domain-containing protein — translated: MRKKFTMLAGLATLMNPGVAMAQNNQVEPQLVLSEGEVMRADAILRELAGDYINDPIAIDSVFGIKLVDQWWTVSVNRIEIASRRGRLTDHSFGPHAVSLTRGEPSEPTWYFDIASIDVLEKIASGEVNAGTAAMKSFSSDRVGVDTRDMEGFSSTSGDQAELYLALSHFFTKGKPEVIRFGRDTSLETHGAQATALHMMKGVRVLHISLGPQQEANADAQLEFGQMPNLFVFTSGTGTLHTDGGPIKVGAGMSVFVQQFVKHHIVNDGEEPLEGILVLYGDNSDFAFGTSYPAYLEDINEWHRQYEFKKQ
- a CDS encoding carboxynorspermidine decarboxylase encodes the protein METKAGDPGAFAQFDLNRVDSPAFVVDTAKLRANLQVLADIRDAADIKMLGALKAFSMWSVAPIMGDYLDGVCTSGLWEARLASEFYDGEISTYSAAFKPDELEEVCRLSDHVIFNTPMQMERAALILEQAKAMGGGVEVGLRVNPMHPEGEVPKYDPSAPFSRLGFPVDQLEDEHVEPLDGLHFHNLCEQGFEPLRNTWDALKEHIEPYFGHFKWINLGGGHHITRADYDREALVEFLIEVKEETGAEIYLEPGEAIALDAGILTGTILDHHWNGMPLAISDISATCHMPDVIEAPYRPAMLGEEEDGAGDPVRLGGPSCLAGDVIGDYQLPVPCEPGQRIAFLDQAHYSMVKTNTFNGVQLPSIWLWDSEADQLEQVKSFGYQDFRGRLS
- a CDS encoding DUF3137 domain-containing protein, which codes for MIEAPNVDRLLAGPLGDWLSQHEVVREEAKEKTKGRYFKVAIAAVIILPFLFLLVPISTQLKLFLAFGAAMGGAVWGYLPTAEAKKQAKIGINDAIAESLGLTYEHDFEPGQEFGHCKQYGLVPHYGRAGFEDRWSGSVAGRDFSLFEAHLEVKRGSGKNSRWVTVFRGAIITMGYGKPFYGTTLLQRAGKHKKFFGGRQDNVSFKGHELGLVDMVHPGFEDRFVVYSDDQTEARYLIDPTYVERLIAIEDAFHGDDIRSLFIAGQVVIAVESGNLFESGSINAADDRAKIEETVSQFTKLADLAISFNEEKR